From a single Stomoxys calcitrans chromosome 4, idStoCalc2.1, whole genome shotgun sequence genomic region:
- the LOC106087398 gene encoding protein singed, whose product MNGQGYELNHTNGDIISQNQQKGWWTIGLINGQHRYMTAETFGYKLNANGASLKKKQLWTLEPSNTGESIIYLRSHLNKYLSVDSFGNVLCESDERDAGSRFQISIAEDGTGRWALKNESRGYFLGGTPDKLECTAKAPNNPEFWTVHLAARPQVNLRSIGRKRFAHLSESQDEIHVDSNIPWGEDTLFTLEFRQEEGGRYALHTCNNKYLNANGKLQTACNEDCLFSAEYHGGHLALRDRQGQYLSPIGSKAVLKSRSSTVTRDELFSLEDSLPQASFIAAMNLRYVSVKQGVDVTANQDEIGENETFQLEFDWSAHRWALRTTQDRYWSLTAGGGIQATGNRRCADALFELIWHGDGSLSFRANNGKFLATKRSGHLFATSESIEDITKFYFYLINRPILVLKCEQGFVGYRQPGNTKLECNKATYETILVERAQKGLVYFKGHGGKYWRIDGEGISVDSDAPADGFYLELREPTRICIRSENGKYLGATKNGAFKLLEDGNDVATQWEF is encoded by the exons ATGAACGGCCAGGGCTATGAATTGAATCATACAAATGGCGATATCATCTCACAGAACCAACAGAAGGGTTGGTGGACCATTGGTCTCATCAATGGCCAGCATCGTTATATGACAGCGGAAACCTTTGGCTACAAGTTGAATGCCAATGGGGCCAGTCTAAAGAAGAAACAATTGTGGACACTGGAGCCATCGAATACAGGTGAAA gtatCATCTATTTAAGATCTCATCTCAATAAATATCTCTCCGTTGATTCCTTTGGCAATGTACTCTGCGAAAGTGATGAACGTGATGCTGGCAGTCGGTTTCAAATCAGCATCGCTGAAGATGGCACTGGGCGTTGGGCATTGAAAAATGAATCGCGTGGCTATTTCTTGGGTGGCACTCCCGATAAGTTGGAGTGCACAGCTAAGGCACCAAATAATCCTGAATTTTGGACTGTCCATTTGGCTGCAAGACCTCAAGTGAATTTGCGGTCCATAGGTCGCAAACGTTTTGCTCATTTGTCAGAGTCTCAGGATGAGATTCATGTCGATTCAAACATTCCCTGGGGTGAGGACACCCTGTTCACACTGGAATTCCGTCAAGAGGAGGGCGGCCGTTACGCTTTGCATACATGTAACAATAA ATATTTAAATGCCAATGGAAAATTGCAGACTGCCTGCAATGAGGATTGTTTATTTAGTGCTGAATATCATGGTGGTCATTTGGCTTTGAGGGACAG ACAAGGTCAATACCTCTCACCCATTGGCTCCAAGGCTGTGCTTAAGTCTCGCTCATCCACTGTGACCCGTGATGAACTCTTCTCCTTGGAGGATTCACTGCCTCAAGCTTCCTTCATTGCCGCCATGAATTTGCGTTATGTCTCTGTCAAACAGGGTGTAGATGTCACTGCCAATCAGGATGAAATCGGTGAAAATGAAACCTTCCAATTGGAATTTGATTGGTCTGCCCATCGTTGGGCCTTGCGCACCACCCAAGATCGTTATTGGAGCTTAACTGCTGGTGGTGGCATTCAGGCCACTGGTAATAGACGTTGTGCCGATGCTCTGTTTGAATTGATCTGGCATGGTGATGGCTCTTTGTCATTCCGTGCtaataatggaaaatttttggcTACAAAACGTTCGGGTCATTTGTTTGCTACCTCCGAGAGTATTGAGGACATAACGAAATTCTATTTCTATTTGATAAATAG acCCATTTTGGTACTTAAATGCGAACAAGGTTTTGTTGGCTACCGCCAGCCAGGCAATACTAAGCTTGAATGCAACAAAGCCACCTACGAAACCATACTGGTGGAGAGAGCCCAAAAGGGACTGGTCTATTTCAAGGGACACGGTGGCAAATATTGGCGCATAGATGGTGAGGGTATATCCGTGGATTCGGATGCACCTGCAGATGGTTTCTATTTGGAATTGCGGGAACCCACAAGAATTTGTATtag ATCCGAGAATGGCAAATATTTGGGTGCAACCAAAAATGGAGCTTTCAAACTTTTGGAAGATGGCAATGATGTAGCCACACAATGGGAATTCTAA